One genomic segment of Acomys russatus chromosome 6, mAcoRus1.1, whole genome shotgun sequence includes these proteins:
- the Rgs21 gene encoding regulator of G-protein signaling 21 has translation MPVKCCFSRSPTTERLAWSENMDSLLANQAGLDAFRTFLKSEYSEENVEFWLACEDFKKTESRETIATKAKMIYSEFIVADAPKEINIDFSTRDLISRNIDEPTPKCFDEAQKLIYSLMAKDSFPRFLKSEIYKKLINSQQVGNHKRWLPFL, from the exons ATGCTGTTTCTCCAGGTCTCCAACTACAGAACGACTGGCATGGTCTGAAAATATGGACTCACTCTTAGCTAATCAAG CTGGCTTGGATGCTTTCCGAACATTTCTAAAATCAGAATATAGTGAAGAAAATGTTGAGTTCTGGCTTGCCTGTGAAGacttcaagaaaacagaaagtagagAAACGATTGCTACCAAAGCTAAGATGATTTACTCTGAATTCATTGTAGCTGATGCACCAAAAGAG ATTAACATTGACTTCAGCAccagagacctcatctcaagaaATATTGATGAACCAACTCCAAAATGCTTTGATGAGGCTCAGAAATTAATTTATAGTCTCATGGCCAAAGATTCATTCCCTCGTTTTCTAAAGTCAGAGATTTATAAGAAACTGATAAATAGCCAACAGGTTGGAAATCATAAAAGATGGCTGCCTTTCCTGTGA